The Meriones unguiculatus strain TT.TT164.6M chromosome 6, Bangor_MerUng_6.1, whole genome shotgun sequence genome has a window encoding:
- the LOC110553510 gene encoding basic proline-rich protein-like, which produces MAWLFCINEPSKQPPTGKFDLDNSSSGLTSEESSLSPSAAGKGRECGGARGSPAAGSGTPHRFAPGRSGVRGAGWAAGGRLQPRGSRGPPPGLAEHCAKPRGAGAGALPGQRRAPGGPRAPSRPRAHSPSAPPGSRLRRLPAEPGRTPAAAAPPGGPASPAPPCGRPRARPPGRRSGRSASRPSRPPLAGPPGKLPGTLSRARPPQHPLPTLQLSSSPRPQRSPSTPPPGSLPCFAVPPYPRSHPSPHTHRPRSPVDQPFTWSKPQWWKGTQRCPGTNAGPVPEVTPVADLALDTRSQAPVSLFFFPREGGITGPSVRARAKPCHSQASGHWFPRVVVPRKELQKRHVASTVSGNHAAAAEERLHGEEKRSRTQLRALAARADPVQFSAPAGQRPKPSTPVLGDLVPSSGRLGHCIYVVHRRTGRPNTYT; this is translated from the exons GAGAGCTCGCTGAGCCCCAGCGCTGCAGGGAAGGGCAGGGAGTGCGGTGGCGCGCGGGGCTCGCCAGCCGCTGGCTCGGGAACCCCGCACCGGTTCGCCCCCGGGCGCTCCGGGGTGCGGGGCGCAGGGTGGGCGGCCGGCGGGCGCCTCCAGCCCCGCGGGAGCCGAGGACCGCCGCCCGGGCTGGCTGAGCACTGCGCAAAGCCGCGgggagccggagccggagcccTCCCGGGGCAGCGCCGGGCCCCCGGCGGGCCGCGCGCACCCTCCCGGCCCCGAGCCCACTCACCGTCCGCGCCTCCCGGGTCCCGCTTGCGCCGCTTGCCCGCAGAGCCGGGCCGGACACCAGCGGCCGCCGCGCCGCCAGGAGGCCCCgccagccccgccccgccctgcgGCCGCCCGCGCGCCCGCCCTCCCGGGAGGAGGAGCGGCCGCTCTGCGTCCCGACCCTCCCGGCCGCCCCTCGCGGGCCCTCCCGGGAAGCTCCCCGGAACCCTGTCCCGTGCGCGCCCTCCCCAGCACCCGCTCCCCACCCTGCAGCTCTCATCCTCACCTCGACCTCAGCGCTCCCCATCCacccctcctccaggaagccttccctgtTTCGCAGTCCCACCCTACCCCAGATCTCACCCCAGCCCGCACACCCACCGTCCACGCAGCCCCGTGGACCAGCCCTTCACCTGGAGCAAACCACAGTGGTGGAAAGGCACGCAGCGATGCCCAGGAACTAACGCCGGGCCCGTCCCTGAGGTCACCCCGGTAGCAGACCTGGCATTAGACACGAGATCTCAGGCCCCAGTTtcgctctttttttttcccagggaAGGTGGCATTACCGGGCCAAGCGTGAGGGCCAGAGCAAAGCCTTGCCATTCCCAAGCCTCGGGACACTGGTTTCCGCGGGTTGTCGTTCCGAGGAAAGAACTGCAGAAACGTCACGTGGCCTCCACTGTTTCA GGAAACCACGCAGCAGCAGCGGAAGAGAGACTGCACGGCGAGGAAAAGCGTTCGCGCACGCAGTTACGAGCGCTTGCTGCTCGGGCAGACccggttcaattctcagcacccgcAGGACAGCGCCCAAAGCCCtcaactccagtcctaggggatctagtgccctcttctggccgcctCGGGCACTGCATATATGTGGTGCACAGACGCACAGGCAGGCCAAACACCTACACATAG